A stretch of the Haloplanus aerogenes genome encodes the following:
- a CDS encoding S1C family serine protease, producing MTNHGPSRRRFLQAGALALTAGLAGCGSSAPAAQEGSGDSATTTGPSPYTRVYREAIDSVLLVETRQGSGTGWVYDGTHVVTNAHVVGDATAVDLRTRDGRWHTGEVIGTDPNSDLAVIEPDGLTDAATPLSLAESPATIGQEVVAIGNPFDLDGSVTTGVVSGTDRSIPAPTGFSIPDAIQTDAAVNPGNSGGPLMALDGRVVAVINSGGGDNIAFGISAALARRVLPELIETGSFEHSFLGVSVTTVTPAVAEANRLTDPRGLLVVTIAPDGPVDGVFQPSEDAETVEGERIPVGGDVLLAVDGTRTDTTEALGSYLALETRPGDTVSMTILRDGEEQTVEVELGTRPTRPS from the coding sequence ATGACCAACCACGGACCGAGCAGACGGCGGTTCCTCCAGGCGGGCGCGCTGGCGCTGACTGCGGGGCTGGCGGGCTGTGGATCGTCGGCGCCGGCGGCGCAGGAGGGGAGCGGGGACAGCGCGACGACGACCGGACCGAGTCCCTACACCCGCGTCTACCGCGAGGCCATCGACTCGGTGTTGCTCGTCGAGACCCGGCAGGGGAGCGGCACGGGATGGGTCTACGACGGGACACACGTCGTCACGAATGCCCACGTCGTCGGGGATGCGACGGCGGTCGACCTCCGGACGCGCGACGGCCGCTGGCACACGGGCGAGGTGATCGGCACCGACCCCAACAGCGACCTGGCGGTGATCGAACCCGACGGCCTGACCGACGCGGCGACTCCACTCTCGCTCGCGGAGTCCCCGGCGACCATCGGACAGGAGGTAGTCGCCATCGGCAACCCGTTCGACCTCGACGGGTCGGTGACGACGGGGGTCGTCAGCGGCACGGATCGGTCGATCCCCGCCCCGACGGGGTTCAGCATTCCGGACGCCATCCAGACGGACGCGGCGGTCAATCCGGGCAACAGCGGCGGCCCGCTGATGGCGCTCGACGGACGAGTGGTCGCCGTCATCAACTCCGGCGGCGGCGACAACATCGCCTTCGGCATCTCCGCGGCCCTCGCCCGGCGCGTCCTCCCCGAACTGATCGAGACAGGATCGTTCGAACACTCCTTCCTCGGTGTCTCCGTCACCACCGTCACGCCCGCAGTGGCCGAGGCGAACAGGCTCACGGACCCCCGCGGCCTCTTGGTCGTCACCATCGCCCCCGACGGCCCGGTCGACGGCGTTTTCCAGCCCAGCGAGGACGCCGAGACGGTCGAGGGCGAGCGCATCCCCGTCGGCGGCGACGTGTTGCTGGCGGTCGACGGGACGCGAACGGATACGACGGAGGCGCTCGGGAGCTACCTCGCGCTGGAGACTCGCCCCGGCGACACCGTCTCCATGACGATTCTGCGCGACGGGGAGGAGCAGACCGTCGAGGTGGAACTCGGCACGCGGCCGACGCGGCCCTCGTGA
- a CDS encoding DUF2249 domain-containing protein — MATDRLDLRDLPPSQRHETIHAAFDDLDAGEELTIVNDHDPQPLFYEFRAERDAFDAEGYVVEQRGPEEFVATLPKK, encoded by the coding sequence ATGGCTACCGACCGACTCGACCTGCGCGACCTGCCACCCAGCCAACGCCACGAGACGATCCACGCCGCGTTCGACGACCTCGACGCCGGGGAGGAACTGACAATCGTCAACGACCACGATCCACAGCCGCTCTTCTACGAATTCCGCGCCGAACGCGACGCCTTCGACGCCGAGGGCTACGTGGTCGAACAGCGTGGCCCCGAAGAGTTCGTGGCAACGCTCCCCAAGAAGTGA
- a CDS encoding molybdopterin-dependent oxidoreductase, with amino-acid sequence MTHSDPPADADPARWTVTLAGAVADPQTMRASDLASLVGEPMESSTACEGETAEPSRWRGVRVGTLLGRARPRADASHALVHSADPDYACGFDLDRLRDALLAVRLDGEPIPTERGGPVRLLVDDADCWERVKWVSRIDVLDEPPGDADTARDVVPADD; translated from the coding sequence ATGACACACTCGGACCCGCCGGCGGACGCCGATCCGGCCCGCTGGACGGTGACTCTGGCCGGCGCCGTCGCCGACCCACAGACGATGCGCGCGAGCGACCTCGCGTCGCTGGTCGGGGAACCGATGGAATCGTCGACGGCCTGCGAGGGGGAGACCGCCGAACCGAGTCGGTGGCGCGGCGTCCGCGTCGGGACGCTCCTCGGTCGGGCGCGGCCGCGGGCCGACGCCTCGCACGCGCTGGTTCACTCGGCCGACCCCGACTACGCCTGTGGATTCGACCTCGACCGCCTCCGCGACGCCCTCCTCGCGGTGCGTCTCGACGGCGAGCCGATTCCGACCGAGCGGGGCGGTCCCGTCCGCCTCCTCGTCGACGACGCCGACTGCTGGGAGCGCGTGAAGTGGGTGTCGCGGATCGACGTGCTCGACGAACCACCGGGTGACGCCGACACCGCGCGCGACGTGGTGCCGGCCGACGATTGA
- a CDS encoding zinc ribbon domain-containing protein, which translates to MVGSRTATAAVGLVASLLVSVAAWYYFDTLLAFLFLPFVPILWRSSRDETPPVRECSACGFATRDQSFDYCPRDGTPLDRRGDGS; encoded by the coding sequence ATGGTCGGATCGCGGACGGCCACGGCCGCCGTCGGACTGGTCGCCAGCCTTCTCGTGAGCGTCGCCGCGTGGTACTACTTCGACACCCTGCTCGCCTTCCTCTTCCTGCCGTTCGTTCCCATCCTGTGGCGGTCGAGTCGCGACGAGACACCGCCAGTCCGGGAGTGTTCGGCGTGCGGGTTCGCCACGCGCGACCAGTCGTTCGATTACTGCCCGCGTGACGGCACGCCGCTCGACCGGCGCGGCGACGGATCGTGA
- a CDS encoding DUF7504 family protein, which yields MGGPNSDESSGKSSDSRPTATLLLGGDAAFGSDASPDLSPERTNVLVVSVARSVQAVVEDWREYVGALPAAFGLITYAEFDRSASASASTGRPPRQPLPGSNITLTSMADPSDLRRLGTAVTLYLDDWADTDRETLVYVDALAPFVDASGPESTFQFLHLLVQSADQLDADVVVRFDPSTADDRTVNTFRPLFDEVVDATTTAAFDADELRAVLGNNRRRFVLRVLLDTSSIELERLATRLARWENDTDEPTDAEYDRAYTALASIHVPRLAEVGLVAFDRPTERVRLADGNWSTERLERYLTTPSDDD from the coding sequence ATGGGGGGCCCGAACAGCGACGAGTCGAGTGGGAAGAGTAGCGATTCACGACCGACTGCGACGTTACTGTTGGGTGGTGACGCCGCATTCGGGAGCGACGCGTCACCCGACCTCTCGCCCGAGAGGACGAACGTCCTCGTCGTCTCCGTCGCGCGGTCGGTGCAGGCCGTCGTCGAGGACTGGCGGGAGTACGTAGGGGCGTTGCCCGCCGCGTTCGGCCTGATCACCTACGCGGAGTTCGACCGATCGGCGTCCGCGTCGGCGTCCACCGGCAGACCGCCGCGTCAGCCCCTCCCCGGCAGCAACATCACGCTCACCTCGATGGCCGATCCGTCCGACCTGCGACGGCTCGGCACGGCGGTCACGCTCTATCTCGACGACTGGGCGGACACCGACCGCGAGACGCTCGTCTACGTCGACGCGCTCGCCCCCTTCGTCGACGCGAGTGGCCCCGAATCGACCTTCCAGTTCCTCCATCTGCTGGTCCAGAGCGCCGACCAGCTCGACGCCGACGTGGTCGTCCGCTTCGACCCTTCGACGGCCGACGACCGAACGGTCAACACGTTCCGGCCACTGTTCGACGAGGTGGTCGACGCCACGACGACGGCCGCGTTCGACGCGGACGAACTCCGTGCCGTGCTCGGGAACAATCGCCGGCGGTTCGTGCTCCGGGTGCTCCTCGACACGTCGTCGATCGAACTGGAGCGGCTCGCGACCCGACTCGCACGCTGGGAGAACGATACCGACGAGCCGACGGACGCCGAATACGACCGGGCGTACACCGCACTGGCGTCCATCCACGTCCCACGGCTGGCCGAGGTGGGTCTCGTGGCGTTCGACCGGCCGACCGAACGGGTGCGACTCGCTGACGGGAACTGGTCTACGGAGCGTCTCGAACGATATCTGACGACACCATCGGACGACGACTGA
- a CDS encoding HalOD1 output domain-containing protein, with protein sequence MQNSHNRPAADDGAEDGVYVVNYYETSDIELSVTVVHAVLEATGKEPTDVNLNSVIQPDALNRIFSPKYDGTPREGGTIEFELAGCHVTIDGDGEVRVDPNP encoded by the coding sequence ATGCAAAATTCACACAATCGCCCGGCAGCCGACGACGGTGCGGAAGACGGAGTGTACGTCGTCAACTACTACGAGACGAGCGATATCGAGCTGAGTGTCACCGTCGTTCACGCCGTCCTCGAAGCGACCGGTAAGGAACCGACCGACGTGAACCTCAACAGCGTGATTCAGCCGGATGCGCTGAACCGTATCTTCAGCCCCAAATACGACGGAACGCCCCGAGAGGGTGGCACGATCGAGTTCGAACTCGCCGGCTGTCACGTGACGATCGACGGCGACGGCGAGGTCCGCGTCGATCCGAATCCGTAG
- a CDS encoding nucleotide-binding protein: protein MVEAFAVASGKGGTGKTTSTLALGMALAETHDVTVVDADTGMANLLFHAGLDDAAVTLHDLLVEEADAAVSEAVYERFGMKVVPCGTSLAAFQAADPERLRDVVAELAADTDVLLLDSPAALGSKSAVLPIVLADRTVIVLQPTIPALSDGLKVQEYARSYGTETAGTLFNRVRDDEGIERVAEQADRYFGGETLGVIPESDAAREARQAGEPLLAHAPDAPASQAFREAASRLDVRDGASEDVAARFRSAVVPDEV from the coding sequence ATGGTCGAGGCGTTCGCCGTGGCGAGCGGCAAGGGTGGGACGGGAAAGACGACGAGTACGCTCGCGCTCGGGATGGCGCTCGCCGAGACCCACGACGTGACGGTCGTCGACGCCGACACGGGGATGGCGAACCTGCTCTTTCACGCCGGCCTCGACGACGCGGCGGTGACGCTTCACGATCTACTGGTCGAGGAGGCGGACGCCGCTGTCTCCGAGGCGGTGTACGAACGCTTCGGGATGAAGGTCGTCCCCTGCGGGACGAGTTTGGCGGCGTTCCAGGCGGCCGATCCCGAACGATTGCGCGACGTGGTCGCGGAACTCGCCGCCGATACGGACGTACTCCTGCTGGACTCGCCGGCGGCACTGGGGTCGAAGAGCGCGGTCCTGCCTATCGTCCTCGCGGACCGGACGGTGATCGTCCTCCAGCCGACGATTCCGGCGCTCTCGGACGGCCTCAAGGTGCAGGAGTACGCCCGGTCGTACGGCACGGAGACGGCAGGGACGCTGTTCAACCGCGTCCGCGACGACGAGGGGATCGAACGCGTCGCCGAACAGGCCGACCGCTACTTCGGCGGCGAGACGCTGGGCGTGATTCCGGAGAGCGACGCCGCCAGAGAGGCCCGGCAGGCGGGTGAACCTCTCCTGGCCCACGCACCGGACGCGCCCGCGTCACAGGCGTTCCGCGAGGCAGCGAGCCGACTCGACGTGCGCGACGGGGCAAGCGAGGACGTGGCCGCTCGCTTCCGGAGCGCGGTCGTGCCGGACGAAGTATGA
- a CDS encoding cobyric acid synthase produces the protein MSDDARTLLVAGTASHVGKSTVAAGLCRRLADAGYDVAPFKAQNMSNNARAVPRASGAGFGEIGVSQYVQARAASVRPTTDHNPVLLKPRGDGESQLVIDGEAETTVAAGRYYDEWWTRAREAVVAAHDRLAADADVVVAEGAGSIAEINLHDRDLANVETARIADADILLTADVERGGVFAAIVGTLDLLPDDLRDRVVGVVITKFRGDRTLLDDGIEAVEARTGVPILAVLPYDDPGLPEEDSVALPARGERRMVGADDGVVPERTVTVAVPRLPRVSNATDLEPLARVPGVRVVYVPLDAEFDRVGPDDRPADAVVLPGTKNTVDDLLAAREAGLGDCLRAVDGPVVGLCGGYQFLGERIEGAAREGTGDRGTVPGLGLLPVATRFSTDKRVEPATWTVEGGGPLAGATGTVEGYEIHAGETRATGAVRTPFAAPDGRTGPELGAARGSVLGTYLHDLFANRVAREAFVEAVYDAAGRERPGATADDVSPYDRAAALVEPIDLDALGLPDRPNV, from the coding sequence GTGAGCGACGACGCTCGGACCCTTCTCGTCGCGGGGACCGCGAGCCACGTGGGGAAATCCACGGTGGCGGCGGGGCTCTGTCGCCGCCTCGCCGACGCCGGCTACGACGTGGCGCCGTTCAAGGCCCAGAACATGTCGAACAACGCCCGCGCGGTGCCGCGAGCGTCCGGCGCGGGCTTCGGTGAAATCGGCGTCTCGCAGTACGTGCAGGCCCGCGCCGCGAGCGTCCGGCCGACGACCGACCACAACCCGGTGCTCCTGAAACCACGGGGCGACGGCGAGTCCCAACTCGTGATCGACGGTGAGGCCGAGACGACCGTCGCCGCCGGTCGATACTACGACGAGTGGTGGACGCGCGCCCGAGAGGCGGTCGTCGCGGCCCACGACCGACTGGCCGCCGACGCAGACGTGGTGGTCGCGGAGGGTGCCGGCTCCATCGCGGAGATCAATCTCCACGACCGCGACCTCGCGAACGTCGAGACGGCGCGGATCGCGGACGCCGACATCCTCCTGACTGCCGACGTAGAGCGCGGCGGTGTCTTCGCCGCCATCGTCGGCACCCTCGACCTCCTCCCCGACGACCTGCGCGACCGGGTCGTCGGCGTCGTGATCACGAAGTTCCGCGGCGACCGCACCCTGCTCGACGACGGGATCGAAGCGGTCGAGGCGCGGACGGGCGTCCCCATCCTCGCCGTCCTCCCGTACGACGACCCGGGACTGCCCGAGGAGGACAGCGTCGCCCTGCCGGCGCGAGGCGAACGGAGAATGGTGGGCGCGGACGACGGTGTGGTACCCGAGCGGACGGTCACCGTCGCCGTCCCGCGTCTCCCTCGCGTCTCGAACGCGACCGACCTCGAACCGCTCGCGCGAGTTCCGGGCGTTCGGGTCGTGTACGTCCCGCTCGACGCCGAGTTCGACCGCGTGGGGCCGGACGACCGCCCCGCCGACGCCGTCGTCCTGCCGGGGACGAAGAACACGGTCGACGACCTGCTGGCCGCCCGTGAAGCGGGCCTCGGCGACTGCCTCCGCGCCGTCGACGGCCCCGTCGTCGGCCTCTGTGGCGGCTACCAGTTCCTCGGGGAGCGGATCGAGGGTGCGGCGAGAGAGGGAACCGGCGACCGGGGGACCGTGCCGGGTCTCGGCCTCCTGCCGGTCGCGACCCGCTTTTCGACCGACAAGCGGGTCGAACCCGCGACGTGGACCGTCGAGGGCGGTGGTCCCCTCGCCGGCGCGACGGGGACGGTCGAGGGCTACGAGATCCACGCCGGCGAGACGCGAGCGACGGGGGCGGTCCGGACGCCGTTCGCAGCGCCGGACGGACGGACGGGCCCCGAACTCGGCGCGGCCCGCGGGTCGGTGCTGGGCACCTACCTCCACGACCTGTTCGCCAACCGGGTGGCGCGCGAGGCGTTCGTCGAGGCGGTGTACGACGCCGCGGGGCGGGAGCGACCCGGAGCGACGGCCGACGACGTGTCGCCCTACGACCGCGCGGCGGCGCTCGTCGAGCCGATCGACCTCGACGCGCTGGGGTTGCCCGACCGACCGAACGTTTAA
- a CDS encoding cob(I)yrinic acid a,c-diamide adenosyltransferase has protein sequence MSEESEASAPQARAPPEFGRVQVWWGNGKGKTTAALGMGFRAAGHGYRVHLLQFMKGGAESVEDVRGEYEAIEQVAGFSYEHSGHYGWHGFRDGTEDADHAAKAEGGLARARDLVDAAREADLSAPLPLDGAPEDGVHMLILDEIGYAANRDLIDPDDVIDLVESKPEGLELVCTGGHDRPTYLTDRADLVSEVRKERHPIDAGQRARKGTEF, from the coding sequence ATGAGCGAGGAGAGCGAAGCATCCGCCCCGCAAGCCCGAGCACCTCCGGAGTTCGGCCGCGTACAGGTGTGGTGGGGGAACGGGAAGGGAAAGACCACGGCTGCCCTCGGTATGGGCTTTCGCGCCGCCGGCCACGGCTACCGCGTCCACCTGCTCCAGTTCATGAAAGGCGGCGCCGAGAGCGTCGAGGACGTGCGTGGCGAGTACGAGGCCATCGAGCAGGTTGCCGGCTTCAGCTACGAACACAGCGGCCACTACGGCTGGCACGGTTTCAGGGATGGCACCGAGGACGCCGACCACGCTGCGAAGGCCGAGGGTGGACTGGCACGCGCCCGCGACCTGGTCGACGCGGCGCGCGAGGCCGACCTCTCGGCACCGCTCCCCCTCGACGGTGCTCCCGAGGACGGCGTTCACATGCTGATCCTCGACGAGATCGGCTACGCGGCCAACCGCGACCTGATCGATCCCGACGACGTGATCGACCTCGTCGAGTCGAAGCCCGAGGGGCTGGAACTCGTCTGCACCGGCGGCCACGACCGCCCGACGTACCTCACCGACCGGGCCGATCTGGTGAGCGAGGTGCGAAAGGAGCGACACCCCATCGATGCGGGACAGCGGGCGCGCAAGGGGACCGAGTTCTAG
- a CDS encoding adenosylcobinamide amidohydrolase, whose translation MFEATVRDGVCRLARPNTRWLSTGHAGGEHRADAAYNCTVPEGWHRTDLDAYVAERLDAAGFDTDAATGPALLTGVHQRHARRARLGPVEAVVTAGVSNPAALPVHDRRRRDHGAGDDSVTTADDHHAGTVNVVVGTTRALAPGALPNLLTVAAEAKAATLLDRVGVPGTTTDAVVAACDPAGDPAQFSGSATAVGAAARACVRDALAASLASRYPDGDYGVDDPESGVVTDARATVSALAPDH comes from the coding sequence GTGTTCGAGGCGACGGTCCGCGACGGTGTCTGCCGCCTCGCTCGGCCGAACACCCGCTGGCTCTCGACCGGCCACGCCGGCGGCGAACACCGGGCCGACGCGGCCTACAACTGTACCGTCCCCGAGGGGTGGCACCGGACCGACCTCGACGCCTACGTCGCCGAACGGCTTGACGCCGCGGGCTTCGATACCGACGCCGCGACCGGTCCCGCGCTGTTGACGGGCGTCCACCAGCGCCACGCCCGCCGGGCCCGACTCGGCCCCGTCGAGGCCGTCGTCACCGCCGGCGTCTCGAACCCCGCCGCCCTGCCGGTCCACGACCGACGCCGTCGAGACCACGGCGCTGGCGACGACTCCGTGACCACCGCCGACGACCACCACGCTGGCACCGTGAACGTCGTCGTGGGGACGACTCGCGCGCTCGCGCCGGGGGCGCTCCCCAACCTGCTGACCGTCGCCGCCGAGGCGAAGGCCGCGACGCTCCTCGACCGCGTCGGCGTCCCCGGCACCACGACCGACGCCGTCGTCGCGGCCTGTGACCCCGCTGGCGACCCCGCCCAGTTCTCCGGGAGCGCCACGGCCGTCGGCGCGGCGGCCCGTGCGTGCGTTCGTGACGCCCTCGCCGCGAGTCTGGCCTCGCGCTACCCGGACGGCGACTACGGCGTCGACGACCCCGAGTCGGGCGTCGTCACCGACGCCCGGGCGACGGTGTCGGCGCTCGCACCGGATCACTGA
- a CDS encoding aminotransferase class I/II-fold pyridoxal phosphate-dependent enzyme, whose translation MDPDAVADVPRVPHGGASDSTLLDFSANTNPERPRGIAGVYESAYGAATQYPGDDYCEFRTAAGEYLGCEPLNVAPTAGGIGALRLAFEVTLETGDDALLPKPSFAEYEREVRLQGVDPTFIAHDRILGTDPSPYDVVVVCNPNNPTGDGYPQADLLAFAQQCRAADTVLVVDEAFLDFTDRRTLAGEPGVIVARSLTKIFGLPGLRAGLAVATDGLRERLDAARPVWGLSTPAADVGTYCFRQTKFVAETRDRVRRERERMADRLAAAYEVYPSEAPFLLLGVHDRSVSEVIDAARREGIVVRDATTFRDLDSHVRVAVRRPNENDRLLDALL comes from the coding sequence ATGGACCCTGACGCCGTGGCCGACGTACCGCGCGTGCCACATGGGGGGGCGTCGGATTCGACGCTCCTGGATTTCAGTGCCAACACGAATCCGGAGCGACCACGGGGCATCGCGGGTGTCTACGAATCGGCGTACGGCGCCGCGACACAGTATCCCGGCGACGACTACTGCGAGTTCCGGACCGCCGCAGGAGAGTATCTGGGGTGTGAACCGTTGAACGTCGCCCCGACTGCCGGCGGCATCGGGGCGCTCCGCCTCGCGTTCGAGGTGACACTGGAGACGGGCGACGATGCACTCCTCCCGAAACCGAGCTTCGCGGAGTACGAACGCGAGGTGCGACTGCAGGGCGTCGATCCGACGTTTATCGCCCACGACCGAATCCTCGGGACCGACCCGTCGCCGTACGACGTAGTCGTCGTCTGTAACCCGAACAATCCGACTGGCGACGGCTACCCGCAGGCCGACCTGCTGGCGTTCGCCCAGCAGTGCCGCGCCGCGGACACCGTTCTCGTCGTCGACGAGGCGTTTCTCGACTTCACCGACCGGCGGACGCTCGCTGGCGAACCCGGGGTCATCGTCGCGCGGTCGCTGACCAAAATCTTCGGCCTGCCCGGACTTCGGGCCGGGCTGGCCGTCGCGACGGACGGCCTGCGCGAGCGACTCGACGCCGCTCGGCCGGTCTGGGGGCTCTCGACGCCCGCGGCCGACGTGGGGACGTACTGCTTCCGCCAGACGAAGTTCGTCGCCGAGACGCGCGACCGGGTGCGCCGCGAGCGCGAGCGTATGGCCGACCGCCTCGCCGCCGCGTACGAGGTCTACCCCTCCGAGGCACCCTTCCTCCTCCTCGGTGTTCACGACCGATCGGTGAGCGAGGTGATCGACGCCGCCCGGCGCGAAGGGATCGTCGTACGGGACGCGACCACCTTCCGCGACCTCGATTCGCACGTCCGGGTCGCCGTCCGCCGGCCCAACGAGAACGATCGCCTCCTCGACGCCCTGCTGTGA
- a CDS encoding nicotinate-nucleotide--dimethylbenzimidazole phosphoribosyltransferase: protein MTRFVLVAGTTATARIDGISAAGADPNLLPHTPSADAELIEYGRLVRAPEVPVSPTGCPTPAAVTRAVREAVGFETLVVDAGLAKPTGAPTVDVGAKPGRDVREVDPVPTAPGAWVAARDLGRALPDDELVIGETIPGGTTTALGVCRALGVSEVSKTPREDGEAVGITVSSSLPENPLDLKREVIDAAFEASDVAPGEAAYHPELAVRFLGDPVLAVVAGLTAGALESGTEVVLGGGTQMLAAAALLRHAGVAAPLTVAATTYVAADADLSAATEALDCDLVVTDPGFAGRDDALARYAAGEAKEGAGMGGALRLAERAGALGRVADGTLEVMERLIDSHGP from the coding sequence GTGACGCGGTTCGTCCTCGTCGCCGGAACGACGGCGACGGCGCGGATCGACGGCATCAGCGCCGCCGGTGCCGACCCCAACCTCCTGCCCCACACGCCGAGCGCCGACGCGGAACTGATCGAGTACGGCCGTCTGGTGCGCGCACCGGAGGTTCCGGTGAGTCCGACGGGATGTCCGACGCCCGCGGCCGTCACCCGCGCGGTCCGCGAGGCGGTCGGATTCGAGACGCTCGTCGTCGACGCCGGCCTCGCCAAGCCGACCGGAGCACCGACCGTCGACGTGGGCGCGAAACCCGGCCGCGACGTGCGCGAGGTCGATCCGGTGCCGACCGCGCCGGGGGCGTGGGTCGCCGCCCGCGACCTCGGGCGCGCGCTCCCCGACGACGAACTCGTGATCGGCGAGACGATTCCCGGCGGCACTACGACCGCACTCGGGGTCTGTCGGGCGCTCGGGGTCAGCGAGGTGTCGAAGACACCTCGAGAAGACGGCGAAGCCGTCGGTATCACCGTTTCGTCGTCGCTGCCGGAGAATCCGCTCGACCTGAAACGGGAGGTGATCGACGCCGCGTTCGAGGCGAGCGACGTTGCGCCCGGCGAGGCGGCCTACCACCCGGAACTCGCCGTCCGGTTTCTGGGCGACCCGGTGCTGGCGGTCGTCGCCGGACTCACCGCCGGGGCACTGGAGTCGGGGACCGAGGTGGTGCTCGGTGGCGGGACACAGATGCTCGCCGCTGCCGCGCTGCTCCGTCATGCCGGCGTCGCAGCGCCGCTGACCGTCGCGGCGACGACGTACGTCGCCGCCGATGCCGATCTGTCGGCGGCGACCGAGGCCCTCGACTGCGACCTCGTCGTCACCGACCCCGGCTTCGCCGGGCGGGACGACGCGCTCGCTCGCTACGCCGCGGGGGAAGCGAAGGAGGGTGCGGGTATGGGCGGTGCGCTCCGGCTAGCCGAGCGTGCGGGCGCGCTCGGGCGCGTTGCCGACGGAACGCTTGAGGTAATGGAGCGTCTTATCGACTCGCATGGACCCTGA
- a CDS encoding NTP transferase domain-containing protein produces MCGGKGTRLGGAVEKPLVAVNGTPMVDRVCDALAASRVDRVYAAVSPHAPGTRAHLQSNPGITVVETPGDGYVDDLSAALDRIGRPALTVAADVPLLTTESVNRVLARAEDSLAVAVPVDLKRRLGVSVDTTFERDGRELAPTGINVVAATDDDIYVSDDARLAVNVNRPRDLQIAEALS; encoded by the coding sequence ATGTGCGGCGGGAAAGGGACACGACTCGGCGGAGCGGTCGAAAAACCGCTCGTTGCGGTGAATGGAACGCCCATGGTCGACCGGGTGTGTGACGCCCTCGCCGCGAGTCGGGTCGACCGCGTGTACGCGGCCGTCTCGCCGCACGCGCCCGGGACGCGCGCGCATCTACAGTCGAATCCGGGCATCACGGTCGTCGAGACGCCCGGCGACGGATACGTCGACGACCTCTCGGCCGCGCTGGACCGGATCGGCCGTCCGGCGCTGACCGTCGCCGCCGACGTACCCCTCCTCACCACCGAGTCGGTGAATCGCGTGCTGGCTCGGGCGGAGGACTCGCTCGCCGTCGCAGTACCCGTCGACCTGAAGCGGCGGCTAGGGGTGAGCGTCGACACGACGTTCGAGCGCGACGGACGCGAACTCGCGCCGACCGGGATCAACGTCGTCGCGGCAACCGACGACGACATATACGTCAGCGACGATGCCCGACTCGCCGTGAACGTGAATCGCCCGCGCGACCTGCAGATTGCGGAGGCGCTGTCGTGA
- the cobS gene encoding adenosylcobinamide-GDP ribazoletransferase, translating to MAGVRAGGRGGDRRVLTAVRGALAFLTRLPVGGDEAAWDAFRRTPVAFVVAGYVVGALAALPLLAPLPVSTAVAGYLVALYLVTGVTHVDGLADCGDAAAVHGADADRRSVLKDSQTGVGGALAVGLALVALALGGLGVAGSGPRVAVRLVLAAEVSAKVGMAALVALGTPGHEGLGSAVVGEADSAALLPVVVAAVPAALAAPRGSGPALAATLVAGPLVALLVGRWGTRRLGGITGDVLGAANELGRIAALHAGVIAWTLW from the coding sequence ATGGCTGGCGTTCGGGCTGGCGGCCGTGGGGGTGATCGCCGCGTGTTGACGGCCGTGCGCGGCGCGCTCGCCTTCCTGACGCGCCTGCCCGTCGGCGGCGACGAAGCGGCGTGGGACGCCTTCCGGCGGACGCCCGTCGCGTTCGTCGTCGCCGGCTACGTCGTCGGCGCGCTGGCCGCCCTTCCGCTCCTCGCGCCACTCCCCGTCTCGACGGCGGTCGCGGGCTATCTCGTCGCGCTCTATCTCGTCACCGGCGTCACGCACGTCGACGGTCTCGCGGACTGTGGCGACGCCGCCGCGGTCCACGGCGCCGACGCGGACCGGCGGTCGGTCCTGAAGGACTCACAGACCGGCGTCGGCGGCGCGCTCGCGGTCGGACTCGCGCTCGTCGCCCTCGCGCTCGGCGGCCTCGGCGTCGCCGGTTCCGGCCCGCGGGTCGCCGTCCGTCTCGTCCTCGCGGCGGAGGTGAGCGCCAAGGTCGGCATGGCGGCGCTCGTCGCCCTCGGCACGCCCGGTCACGAGGGGCTAGGGTCGGCGGTCGTCGGGGAAGCCGACAGCGCCGCCCTGCTTCCGGTGGTCGTCGCCGCCGTCCCCGCCGCGCTGGCCGCCCCCCGCGGGAGCGGGCCGGCGCTCGCCGCCACACTCGTCGCCGGCCCGCTCGTCGCCCTCCTCGTCGGCCGATGGGGAACGCGTCGGCTGGGCGGCATCACCGGCGACGTGCTGGGTGCCGCGAACGAACTCGGCCGGATCGCGGCGCTGCACGCGGGGGTGATCGCGTGGACGCTCTGGTGA